Proteins encoded within one genomic window of Microbacterium sp. zg-B185:
- a CDS encoding sulfurtransferase, with translation MPVDFDTSSPKFAEYSEPGRLVTGEWLEARLNEPGLVVVESDEDVLLYETGHIPGAVKVDWHTELNDPVVRDYVDGEGFAKLLSRKGISRDDTIVIYGDKNNWWAAYALWVFSLFGHEDVRLLDGGRDKWIAEGRPITTDAPTRQPTDYPVVARDDSSLRAYKDDVLAHLGEPLIDVRSPEEYDGTRTTAPAYPEEGALRAGHIPTAKSVPWARAVAPDGGFKPRAELDAIYRGEVGLSDGDDVIAYCRIGERSSHTWFVLRHLLGFDNVRNYDGSWTEWGSAVRVPIVIGPEPGSLPA, from the coding sequence GTGCCCGTCGACTTCGACACGTCATCCCCCAAGTTCGCCGAGTACTCCGAACCGGGGCGTCTCGTCACCGGCGAGTGGCTGGAGGCGCGCCTGAACGAGCCCGGCCTCGTCGTGGTCGAATCCGACGAGGACGTCCTCCTCTACGAGACCGGCCACATCCCCGGCGCGGTCAAAGTCGACTGGCATACCGAGCTGAACGACCCGGTGGTCCGGGACTACGTGGACGGCGAGGGCTTCGCGAAGCTGCTCAGCCGCAAGGGCATCTCGCGCGACGACACGATCGTCATCTACGGCGACAAGAACAACTGGTGGGCCGCCTACGCGCTCTGGGTGTTCTCACTGTTCGGCCACGAGGACGTCCGGCTGCTGGACGGCGGCCGCGACAAGTGGATCGCGGAAGGTCGCCCGATCACCACCGATGCGCCGACCCGGCAGCCGACGGACTATCCCGTCGTCGCGCGCGATGACAGCAGTCTGCGCGCCTATAAGGACGATGTACTCGCGCACCTGGGCGAGCCGCTGATCGATGTCCGCTCCCCGGAGGAGTACGACGGAACGCGGACCACCGCACCGGCCTACCCCGAAGAGGGGGCGCTGCGGGCGGGACACATCCCGACGGCCAAGAGCGTGCCCTGGGCGCGCGCGGTGGCGCCAGACGGCGGTTTCAAGCCGCGCGCGGAGCTGGACGCCATCTATCGCGGCGAGGTCGGCCTCTCCGACGGCGACGACGTCATCGCGTACTGCCGGATCGGAGAACGTTCCAGTCACACCTGGTTCGTCCTGCGGCATCTGCTCGGGTTCGACAACGTCCGCAACTACGACGGGTCGTGGACGGAGTGGGGCAGCGCGGTGCGCGTGCCGATCGTGATCGGCCCCGAGCCTGGGAGCCTTCCGGCCTGA
- the zapE gene encoding cell division protein ZapE, with amino-acid sequence MTPTATRTGIVHLTELAPQISGAEMVASLVPPPQFTDATFESYRADPAYPSQQDAKDALMAFSGVAAPAARTGLFRRAKKGPELKPGVYLDGGFGVGKTHLLASIYHAMQARRKYFGSFIEYTALVGALGYQNTVELFRGSDLLCIDEFELDDPGDTMVMTRLLAELVASGTRLAATSNTPPNALGEGRFAAQDFLREIHAMAASFQTQRIDGTDYRHRALDGHAAVLTVADYQATIAGAATTGLVSDDAFPALVAHLATVHPSRYIRLIDGLSLVGLRDVAPLTDQSAALRFVAFIDRVYDAQLPIRATGESLDLVFPEEMLAGGYRKKYLRAISRLIASTLD; translated from the coding sequence ATGACACCCACCGCGACCCGCACGGGAATCGTTCACCTCACCGAACTCGCCCCGCAGATCTCGGGTGCGGAAATGGTCGCCTCGCTGGTGCCTCCGCCGCAGTTCACCGACGCGACGTTCGAGTCGTATCGCGCCGACCCGGCGTATCCGTCACAGCAGGACGCGAAGGACGCGCTGATGGCGTTCTCCGGCGTCGCTGCGCCGGCGGCGCGGACCGGCCTGTTCCGGCGAGCCAAGAAGGGGCCCGAGCTCAAGCCGGGCGTCTACCTGGATGGCGGGTTCGGTGTCGGCAAGACGCACCTCCTGGCATCGATCTATCACGCGATGCAGGCTCGCCGGAAGTACTTCGGTTCGTTCATCGAGTACACCGCGCTGGTCGGGGCACTCGGATATCAGAACACCGTCGAGCTGTTCCGCGGCTCCGATCTGCTCTGCATCGACGAGTTCGAGCTGGACGATCCCGGCGACACGATGGTCATGACACGGCTGCTCGCCGAACTCGTGGCATCCGGCACGCGGCTGGCCGCGACATCCAACACTCCGCCGAACGCCCTGGGCGAAGGGCGTTTCGCCGCGCAGGACTTCCTGCGGGAGATCCACGCGATGGCCGCGAGCTTCCAGACTCAGCGCATCGACGGCACCGACTACCGGCATCGCGCCCTGGATGGACATGCCGCCGTGCTCACGGTGGCCGACTACCAGGCGACGATCGCGGGTGCCGCCACCACCGGCCTCGTTTCGGACGATGCCTTTCCGGCACTCGTGGCGCACCTGGCGACGGTGCATCCCTCGCGGTACATCCGTCTGATCGACGGCCTGTCGCTGGTCGGCTTGCGCGACGTCGCGCCGCTGACCGATCAGTCCGCGGCCCTGCGCTTCGTCGCGTTCATCGACCGCGTCTACGACGCTCAGTTGCCGATCAGAGCCACGGGGGAGAGCCTCGATCTGGTCTTCCCCGAGGAGATGCTCGCCGGCGGGTACCGCAAGAAGTACCTGCGCGCCATCTCGCGGCTGATCGCCTCGACTCTCGACTGA
- a CDS encoding ammonium transporter, whose protein sequence is MDSGNLAWSVAATALVLFMTPGVAFFYGGLVKAKSVVSMMMMSFGALGLVSVLWILYGFNMSAVGSPWAFAGNPFSDFGLATADSDTLVGVAFGATFAIITVALISGAIADRAKFGAWLIFAGVWVTLVYFPVAAWVWGGGWIMSLGETFGFSTSVIDYAGGTAVHINAGAAALALALVLGKRIGFQKGIHKPHNVPLVMLGAAILWFGWFGFNAGAEGTFNLLGTEDSSVGLIVINTIGATAAAIIGWLIVEKLKDGKATSVGAASGAVAGLVAITPACANLAPGWALLLGVVTGAVCALAIELKWKLGFDDSLDVVGIHLVGGLIGTVYLGFFATDTGLFLGGGWEQLVLQVIAALGVMVYSFIVALLIGFAIEKTMGFRVKNEDEIAGVDTVVHGEEGYALVD, encoded by the coding sequence ATGGATAGCGGAAACCTGGCCTGGTCTGTCGCTGCGACAGCACTAGTGCTCTTTATGACACCGGGCGTGGCCTTCTTCTACGGCGGCCTCGTCAAGGCGAAAAGCGTCGTCAGCATGATGATGATGAGCTTCGGGGCACTGGGCCTGGTGAGCGTGCTCTGGATCCTCTACGGGTTCAACATGAGCGCGGTCGGCTCCCCGTGGGCATTCGCCGGCAACCCCTTCTCCGACTTCGGCCTGGCCACGGCCGACAGCGACACGCTGGTCGGCGTCGCGTTCGGCGCGACGTTCGCGATCATCACCGTCGCGCTCATCTCCGGTGCCATCGCGGACCGGGCGAAGTTCGGCGCGTGGCTGATCTTCGCCGGTGTCTGGGTCACGCTGGTGTACTTCCCGGTCGCCGCATGGGTCTGGGGCGGCGGCTGGATCATGAGCCTCGGCGAGACCTTCGGCTTCTCCACGAGCGTCATCGACTACGCCGGTGGAACCGCAGTCCACATCAACGCCGGCGCCGCAGCACTGGCCCTGGCGCTCGTGCTGGGCAAGCGCATCGGATTCCAGAAGGGCATCCACAAGCCGCACAACGTTCCGCTGGTCATGCTCGGCGCGGCGATCCTGTGGTTCGGCTGGTTCGGCTTCAACGCCGGCGCCGAGGGCACGTTCAACCTGCTCGGCACCGAGGACTCCAGCGTCGGTCTCATCGTGATCAACACCATCGGAGCAACCGCGGCTGCCATCATCGGCTGGCTCATCGTCGAGAAGCTCAAGGACGGCAAGGCGACCTCTGTGGGTGCCGCCTCGGGCGCCGTCGCGGGCCTCGTCGCGATCACCCCGGCCTGCGCGAACCTCGCACCCGGCTGGGCGCTCCTGCTCGGCGTGGTCACCGGCGCGGTGTGCGCACTGGCGATCGAGCTGAAGTGGAAGCTCGGCTTCGACGACTCGCTCGACGTGGTGGGCATCCACCTCGTCGGTGGTCTGATCGGAACCGTCTACCTCGGCTTCTTCGCCACGGATACCGGCCTGTTCCTCGGTGGCGGCTGGGAGCAGTTGGTCCTCCAGGTCATCGCCGCACTCGGGGTCATGGTCTACTCCTTCATCGTCGCGCTGCTCATCGGCTTCGCGATCGAGAAGACCATGGGCTTCAGGGTCAAGAACGAGGATGAGATCGCCGGCGTCGACACCGTGGTGCACGGCGAAGAGGGCTACGCCCTCGTCGACTGA
- a CDS encoding type II toxin-antitoxin system PemK/MazF family toxin: protein MTEPRGILSALKRLFRPARAPEPIRSRAGTPGQDAATATIEIEPPSARGLRISYAPDRDGEPDAGEIVWTWVPYTENDGRGKDRPVLVIGRQADRSRVFAVRLTSRSHDGDRDFLSIGAGPWDAQGRASWVDIDQIYSVHTDGMRREASALDRERFSRVADALHHRYGWEVES from the coding sequence GTGACCGAACCCCGAGGCATCCTCAGCGCCCTCAAGCGCCTGTTCCGACCCGCGCGAGCGCCCGAGCCGATCCGCTCACGAGCGGGGACACCCGGACAGGATGCCGCCACCGCGACCATCGAGATCGAACCCCCCTCCGCGAGAGGGTTGCGGATCAGCTATGCGCCCGACCGGGACGGCGAACCGGATGCCGGGGAGATCGTCTGGACGTGGGTGCCGTACACCGAGAACGACGGCCGCGGCAAGGACCGCCCGGTGCTGGTGATCGGTCGGCAGGCCGACCGATCACGTGTCTTCGCGGTGCGGCTGACGAGCAGATCGCACGACGGGGACCGGGACTTCCTCAGCATCGGCGCGGGTCCGTGGGATGCCCAGGGGCGAGCCTCATGGGTCGACATCGATCAGATCTACAGCGTGCACACCGACGGCATGCGACGCGAGGCATCCGCGCTGGATCGCGAGCGGTTCTCCCGCGTCGCCGACGCGCTGCATCACCGATACGGCTGGGAGGTGGAGAGCTGA
- a CDS encoding DUF1345 domain-containing protein: protein MAVRYVSDLARANWSSLISGAVGVALAVLIVLSRNDPAERDPATVAIAFYLVAWPAFVAIYLAWTHVVYAQRGPRGLATVARQETRSLRRWWTRILGYGGASNWALTGALVAVMLTIVVAQNPAFQGDWLFILLGLLTVASSWAMMVYSFALEYLRLAFTDEDDDVPIDINIDGDPRFTDYLTLAILVSTMAATVSATIRSRRAWTVVRINVLFAFTFNTVIVAMMVSLLFGGILG from the coding sequence GTGGCGGTCCGATATGTGAGCGATCTCGCGAGAGCGAATTGGAGCTCACTCATCTCCGGCGCGGTGGGAGTCGCTCTGGCCGTGCTCATCGTGCTCTCGCGCAACGACCCCGCCGAGCGCGACCCGGCAACGGTGGCCATCGCGTTCTACCTTGTGGCATGGCCGGCGTTCGTGGCGATTTATCTGGCGTGGACACATGTCGTTTATGCTCAACGCGGTCCGAGGGGCCTCGCGACGGTGGCCCGGCAAGAGACTCGATCCCTGCGACGCTGGTGGACCCGCATCCTGGGGTACGGTGGCGCCTCGAACTGGGCCCTGACCGGCGCGCTGGTCGCCGTCATGCTGACCATCGTCGTCGCTCAGAACCCGGCGTTCCAGGGGGATTGGCTGTTCATCCTCCTCGGTCTTCTCACGGTCGCCAGCTCATGGGCGATGATGGTCTACTCCTTCGCGCTCGAGTATCTTCGCCTGGCCTTCACGGACGAAGACGACGACGTCCCCATCGATATCAACATCGACGGCGATCCACGCTTCACCGACTATCTGACCCTCGCGATCCTGGTCTCCACCATGGCGGCGACGGTGTCGGCGACGATCCGCTCACGTCGAGCGTGGACGGTCGTCCGTATCAACGTCCTCTTCGCCTTCACGTTCAACACTGTGATCGTCGCGATGATGGTGTCGCTGCTGTTCGGCGGGATTCTCGGCTGA
- a CDS encoding RecQ family ATP-dependent DNA helicase, whose amino-acid sequence MTLTTPTQTEALDVLRALVGRDDADFHDGQFEAIDALVDGHRRALVVQRTGWGKSAVYFVATLLLRRRGAGPTVLVSPLLALMRDQIAAAQRAGVRAVAINSTNAHEWADVLAQLDRDEVDVLLVSPERLNNPSFRDEQLPQLVARIGLLVVDEAHCISDWGHDFRPDYRRLRDLIARIPAGVPVLATTATANSRVVADVAEQLGVPDESTGSSEVLIIRGALARTSLRLGVLRLPNAPTRLAWLLSHLGELPGSGIIYTLTVAAANDTARLLRDRGYEVRAYTGQTDPDEREESESLLKDNRVKALVATSALGMGFDKPDLGFVIHLGAPSSPVSYYQQVGRAGRATASAHVLLLPGVEDRDIWHYFATASMPDRDRAERVLSALSAAGSPLSTPSLEAMVDIRRTPLELLLKVLDVDGAVARVRGGWMATGRPWTYDEDRYRRIAAERVAEQQHMIEYEETTSCRMDFLQRSLDDDTATPCGRCDNCAGAWFPTAIGDDATEAASAALDRVGVPLEPRRQWPTGADRLGVPVRGRILAEEQADEGRALARLTDLGWGGTLREMFAAGAADSPIPPNVLAACVRVLAGWGWAERPVAVVAMPSRSRPQLVDSLARGIADIGRMPMLGALDLVEGGPSGGPGGNSAFRLAGVWERFSAAALAVPTGPVLLVDDLVDSRWTVTVAARELRRAGATAVLPFTLALRG is encoded by the coding sequence ATGACCTTGACGACGCCCACGCAGACAGAGGCACTCGATGTCCTGCGCGCCCTCGTCGGGCGCGACGACGCCGACTTCCACGACGGCCAGTTCGAGGCCATCGATGCCCTCGTCGACGGTCACCGCCGCGCGCTCGTGGTGCAGCGCACCGGGTGGGGGAAGTCGGCGGTCTACTTCGTCGCGACCCTGCTCCTGCGCCGGCGCGGCGCAGGGCCCACCGTGCTGGTCTCGCCCCTCCTGGCGCTCATGCGGGACCAGATCGCCGCGGCGCAGCGAGCGGGTGTGCGGGCAGTCGCGATCAACTCGACGAACGCGCACGAGTGGGCTGATGTGCTTGCGCAGCTCGACCGCGACGAGGTCGACGTGCTGCTGGTCTCTCCCGAGCGACTCAACAACCCATCGTTCCGCGACGAGCAATTGCCACAGCTGGTGGCACGGATCGGGCTTCTCGTCGTCGACGAGGCACATTGCATCAGCGACTGGGGTCACGACTTCCGCCCCGACTATCGACGACTTCGCGACCTCATCGCGCGCATACCCGCGGGCGTCCCGGTGCTGGCGACGACCGCGACCGCCAACAGCCGCGTCGTGGCGGATGTCGCCGAGCAGCTCGGCGTGCCCGACGAGAGCACCGGCTCATCCGAGGTCCTCATCATCCGCGGGGCCCTCGCTCGCACGTCGCTGCGGCTCGGCGTGCTCCGCCTGCCGAACGCGCCGACCCGACTCGCGTGGCTTCTCAGCCATCTCGGCGAGCTCCCCGGCTCCGGAATCATCTACACGCTCACCGTTGCGGCGGCCAACGACACGGCCCGGCTGCTGCGCGACCGCGGGTACGAGGTGCGTGCGTATACCGGTCAGACCGATCCGGACGAACGCGAGGAGTCCGAGTCGCTCTTGAAGGACAACCGGGTCAAAGCCCTCGTCGCCACCAGCGCTCTGGGCATGGGATTCGACAAACCCGACCTCGGGTTCGTCATCCATCTCGGTGCGCCCTCATCGCCGGTGTCGTACTACCAGCAGGTCGGCCGCGCAGGGCGCGCCACCGCCTCCGCCCATGTGCTCCTCCTTCCCGGCGTCGAAGATCGCGACATCTGGCACTACTTCGCCACCGCGTCGATGCCCGACCGAGACCGGGCCGAGCGCGTGCTCTCGGCCCTTTCGGCCGCGGGAAGCCCGCTGTCGACGCCGTCCCTGGAGGCCATGGTCGACATCCGGCGCACGCCGCTGGAGCTGCTGCTGAAGGTGCTGGATGTCGACGGGGCGGTCGCCCGCGTGCGGGGCGGATGGATGGCGACCGGCCGACCGTGGACGTACGACGAGGACCGCTACCGACGGATCGCCGCGGAACGCGTCGCCGAGCAGCAGCACATGATCGAGTACGAGGAGACCACCTCGTGCCGCATGGATTTTCTGCAGCGCTCCCTGGACGACGACACCGCGACGCCGTGCGGACGCTGCGACAACTGCGCCGGAGCGTGGTTTCCCACCGCGATCGGCGACGACGCCACGGAAGCTGCATCCGCCGCCCTCGACCGTGTCGGCGTGCCGCTCGAACCGAGGCGACAGTGGCCGACCGGCGCCGACCGGCTCGGCGTGCCCGTTCGTGGCCGCATCCTCGCTGAGGAGCAGGCCGACGAAGGCAGGGCGCTTGCCCGGCTGACCGACCTCGGATGGGGTGGAACCCTGCGCGAGATGTTCGCGGCAGGCGCCGCGGACAGCCCGATCCCGCCGAACGTGCTCGCCGCCTGCGTCCGAGTGCTGGCCGGCTGGGGGTGGGCCGAGCGTCCGGTCGCCGTGGTGGCGATGCCCTCCCGATCGAGGCCGCAGCTCGTGGACTCCCTGGCGCGCGGAATCGCCGACATTGGGCGGATGCCGATGCTGGGAGCCTTGGACCTGGTGGAGGGCGGGCCCAGCGGCGGGCCGGGCGGCAACAGCGCCTTCCGGCTCGCCGGGGTTTGGGAGCGGTTCAGCGCGGCCGCCCTGGCCGTTCCGACCGGTCCCGTGCTGCTCGTCGACGACCTCGTCGACAGCAGGTGGACGGTGACGGTCGCGGCGCGTGAGCTGCGCCGAGCCGGGGCGACCGCGGTCCTTCCGTTCACCCTCGCGCTCCGGGGATGA
- a CDS encoding alpha/beta hydrolase, with amino-acid sequence MVGTRLVSTSAGAVEILHVPGDRSAVLFFPGGHCRATTDCGRSLYAGLGHEVISFSRPGYGGTRVGRLTAAEFTPLVGEVCEQLGISSVAASVGVSFGGLQAVHVAAGGGPTVQRLILHSCAPSTKQYPDTRAEALLGPVVFSPLLQGAVWGLVRSVVRSDAGLRMMLSQLSSLPTSQWWDQMSVADKDEAQSLFRAMRSDSGFTNDLRQAHPRGADARRKAMSAVKCPTMVTASRSDGGVSFTHAEDFARVIPDADLVELSSPSHLFWIGSQKTQLMSTLHSFIQD; translated from the coding sequence ATGGTGGGCACGCGGCTCGTTTCGACGAGCGCAGGGGCGGTGGAGATCCTGCACGTGCCCGGGGACAGGTCAGCGGTGCTGTTCTTTCCCGGTGGTCATTGCCGCGCGACCACGGACTGCGGGCGGAGCTTGTATGCCGGGTTGGGCCACGAGGTCATCTCGTTCTCACGTCCCGGCTATGGCGGTACCCGGGTTGGCCGGCTCACCGCTGCGGAGTTCACCCCGCTGGTGGGGGAGGTGTGTGAACAGCTCGGGATTTCCTCGGTCGCTGCCTCTGTGGGGGTTTCGTTCGGGGGACTGCAGGCGGTGCACGTCGCTGCTGGCGGCGGGCCGACCGTGCAGCGCCTGATTCTTCACAGTTGCGCACCCTCGACCAAGCAATACCCCGACACCCGCGCAGAGGCGCTCCTCGGCCCGGTGGTGTTCTCGCCTCTCTTGCAGGGTGCGGTCTGGGGCTTGGTGCGAAGTGTCGTGCGGTCCGACGCCGGGTTACGAATGATGTTGTCCCAGCTATCGAGCCTCCCCACCAGCCAGTGGTGGGATCAGATGAGTGTGGCCGACAAGGATGAGGCCCAGAGCCTGTTCCGTGCCATGCGCTCGGATTCCGGCTTCACGAATGACCTGCGCCAAGCGCATCCCCGCGGGGCTGACGCGCGGCGTAAGGCGATGTCAGCCGTAAAGTGCCCGACCATGGTGACGGCCTCCAGAAGCGACGGTGGGGTGTCGTTCACCCATGCGGAGGACTTCGCGCGCGTCATCCCCGACGCCGACCTCGTCGAACTCAGTTCCCCAAGTCACCTCTTCTGGATCGGCTCGCAGAAGACCCAACTGATGTCGACTCTGCATTCCTTCATCCAAGATTGA
- a CDS encoding DUF4166 domain-containing protein — translation MSSIFEEAMGRDFERLHPMLQRRFGVGVDRGEACVGLGTMTQIRRGPWWTVPFLQIGRLRNILIPDTGTDIPFIIENYPYRDPFGRETVTFVREYTINDHRSRFDATMVLADGRIVDYLGTHQHLAVDLALTVDETGALILTSDAQRFYEGPIAFRFPMIFSGRARLRESFDERTNTFHVDLEVHNDRFGFLFGYTGSFTCEWIPVIDAPERLKPKRHENRI, via the coding sequence ATGAGTTCCATCTTCGAGGAAGCCATGGGCAGGGATTTTGAGCGTCTGCACCCGATGTTGCAACGCCGCTTCGGGGTCGGAGTCGACCGGGGTGAAGCGTGCGTCGGTCTCGGGACAATGACCCAGATCCGACGCGGACCCTGGTGGACGGTCCCTTTCCTGCAGATCGGACGGCTCCGCAACATCCTGATCCCGGACACCGGCACCGACATCCCGTTCATCATCGAGAACTATCCGTATCGGGACCCGTTCGGTCGAGAGACTGTCACCTTCGTGCGCGAGTACACGATCAACGACCACCGAAGCCGATTCGACGCGACGATGGTGCTCGCGGACGGGCGCATTGTGGACTACCTCGGCACCCACCAGCACCTCGCCGTCGACCTCGCCCTGACCGTCGATGAGACCGGAGCGCTCATCCTCACCTCTGACGCTCAACGTTTCTACGAAGGACCGATCGCCTTCCGTTTCCCCATGATCTTCAGCGGGCGCGCACGCCTCAGGGAATCATTCGACGAGCGAACCAACACGTTTCACGTCGACCTGGAAGTCCACAACGACCGGTTCGGGTTCCTCTTCGGCTACACCGGGTCCTTCACTTGCGAATGGATCCCCGTCATCGACGCCCCCGAACGCCTCAAGCCCAAACGCCACGAGAACCGGATCTAA
- a CDS encoding SRPBCC family protein — protein sequence MAHRGIFVEVEIDAPLEQVWDVTQHAEQHGRWDLRFSSIRPAGTDEHGATSFAYTRRVPFHTVAGVGVSLGERSRPDGTRTSALRFSTTDRFSPIRSGRGYWRYAPVEGERTRFTTGYDYTPGWGRLLDKVARPLLGWATAWSFDRLRIWIECGEEPERWPVHSILWFWNPGRPRASRCRRAPLGGSRRDDHLRDAPPTLATLPDPAAI from the coding sequence GTGGCGCATCGAGGCATCTTCGTGGAGGTCGAGATCGACGCACCTCTCGAACAGGTGTGGGACGTAACCCAGCATGCTGAGCAGCACGGCCGGTGGGATCTCCGTTTCTCCAGCATCCGGCCCGCCGGCACTGACGAGCACGGCGCAACGAGCTTCGCTTACACCCGCAGGGTCCCGTTCCACACGGTTGCCGGGGTGGGCGTAAGCCTCGGTGAGCGATCACGACCCGATGGAACCCGCACCTCGGCATTGCGGTTCTCGACCACAGATCGGTTCTCGCCAATCCGTAGCGGTCGCGGGTATTGGCGGTATGCGCCCGTGGAGGGCGAACGAACACGGTTCACCACGGGGTATGACTACACGCCCGGATGGGGACGCCTCCTCGACAAGGTGGCCCGACCATTGCTGGGGTGGGCGACCGCGTGGAGTTTCGACCGCCTCCGCATCTGGATCGAATGCGGGGAAGAGCCCGAGAGATGGCCCGTGCACAGCATCCTGTGGTTCTGGAACCCGGGCAGGCCACGGGCATCCCGCTGCCGCCGCGCACCGTTGGGCGGGTCCCGACGCGACGATCACCTTCGTGACGCGCCGCCCACGCTCGCGACACTGCCCGACCCGGCGGCTATCTGA
- a CDS encoding VOC family protein: MNSSGADPALVPELLVRDTLKSIQFWCGLCGFEIDYQRPEEGFAYVSLGSAHIMLEQRGVGRNWITAPLEPPLGRGINFQISVPTVDPILTSLRDANYPLFMPPETKWYRIGDLDEAGVTQFLVTDPDGYLVRFQASLGHRPIVH, translated from the coding sequence ATGAACTCTTCTGGGGCTGACCCCGCACTCGTACCCGAGCTGCTGGTCCGCGACACGCTGAAGAGCATCCAATTCTGGTGCGGGCTCTGCGGGTTCGAGATCGACTATCAGCGCCCCGAGGAGGGCTTCGCCTACGTCTCGCTAGGCTCCGCGCACATCATGCTCGAGCAGCGCGGCGTCGGGCGAAACTGGATCACCGCGCCGCTGGAACCGCCACTCGGACGAGGAATCAACTTCCAGATCAGCGTCCCAACCGTTGACCCAATTCTCACGTCACTTCGCGACGCCAACTACCCGCTATTCATGCCGCCCGAGACGAAGTGGTACCGCATCGGAGACCTCGACGAAGCCGGAGTCACCCAATTCCTCGTCACGGACCCCGACGGATATCTCGTTCGCTTCCAAGCATCCCTGGGCCACCGACCAATCGTGCATTAG
- a CDS encoding transposase, whose translation MKGPRLGYDHDDYKGRNVVERGFNDTKQWRGLATRYDKLAPTYRGGAVLRAITLWLRRLDSLSR comes from the coding sequence GTGAAGGGCCCGCGCCTCGGCTACGACCACGATGACTACAAGGGTCGCAATGTCGTCGAACGCGGCTTCAACGACACGAAGCAATGGCGTGGTCTCGCGACCCGTTATGACAAACTCGCGCCCACCTACCGCGGCGGTGCCGTCCTCCGTGCAATCACCCTCTGGCTGCGTCGGTTGGACAGTCTGTCACGATGA
- a CDS encoding capsular polysaccharide synthesis protein yields MADLDRTGAGEDGAPSSFLAGLAAQLARVEKFKDILDPAAVRRGSRLVTEFFRERRDALRHAAGLPAGPGSSALGRRLAAQDLARSRDVPLAVYSYWNTGAHDAPDIVRACTAQLQRMHPGVRLLDAVSVRELIDIPSRIHTVLERDRPAHFADYVRSALLDRYGGIWVDATCWVPRPLGEVIRPLLSGGVLYPRWATGQIGNWFIAAVPGSLVIRLQRAALEMWWAERDDLPDYFLYHRIFEALRALIPEFRGQWSEAGHLSSASSHVLQLSMMEPWSADVAGVIDQISIVQKLSYKYDPASVPAGSILQHLLTTRRLT; encoded by the coding sequence ATGGCTGACCTCGACCGCACCGGCGCGGGGGAGGATGGGGCGCCCTCGTCGTTCCTGGCTGGATTGGCGGCCCAGCTCGCACGCGTCGAGAAGTTCAAGGACATCCTGGACCCGGCGGCAGTGCGCCGGGGGAGTCGCCTCGTCACGGAGTTCTTCCGCGAGCGCAGGGACGCGCTTCGCCACGCAGCGGGGCTTCCGGCCGGACCGGGAAGTTCCGCCCTGGGCAGGCGACTGGCCGCGCAAGACCTGGCTCGTTCGCGCGACGTGCCGCTTGCGGTGTACTCCTACTGGAACACCGGTGCGCACGACGCTCCGGACATCGTCCGCGCGTGCACCGCCCAACTCCAACGGATGCATCCCGGCGTTCGACTCCTGGATGCTGTCAGCGTGCGGGAGCTGATCGACATCCCCTCGCGCATCCACACCGTCCTGGAGCGCGACCGTCCTGCACACTTCGCCGATTACGTGCGGAGCGCGCTCCTGGACCGTTACGGCGGGATCTGGGTCGACGCGACCTGCTGGGTGCCCCGCCCGCTCGGCGAGGTGATCCGACCGCTCCTGAGCGGGGGCGTGCTCTACCCGCGCTGGGCCACCGGACAGATCGGCAATTGGTTCATCGCGGCCGTCCCCGGCTCGCTCGTCATCCGGCTGCAGCGCGCGGCGCTGGAGATGTGGTGGGCAGAGCGGGACGATCTGCCGGACTACTTCCTCTACCACCGCATCTTCGAGGCCCTGCGGGCACTGATCCCCGAGTTCCGTGGTCAATGGTCCGAGGCCGGCCATCTCTCGAGCGCGTCCAGCCACGTCCTCCAGCTGAGCATGATGGAGCCCTGGTCTGCCGACGTGGCAGGAGTGATCGACCAGATCTCCATCGTGCAGAAGCTCAGCTACAAATACGATCCCGCATCCGTGCCGGCCGGCTCGATCCTCCAGCACCTCCTCACCACCCGCCGCCTGACCTGA